The sequence below is a genomic window from Sorangiineae bacterium MSr12523.
GAGGCCAGAACGACCATTCGTCGTCGATCTTCGCAAGCCCAATCTTCTGGATCGTGGCCGGCGCCGTCGTCGCAGGTGGCGCCGCGGCTGCGTACTTTGCGCTGCGTCCGTCCGATCCCGCGAAGGGCCAGCAACTCGTCCCGACGGCTTATTGCGGCGGCGCCCCCTGCCCTTGAAATAACGGTGCAATCATGAACAGAAAAGTCTCACTTTCGCGCATTGGGGCGATCGTTCTCTTTGGGGCTTGTGGCTCCACGTTGCTCTTGGACCAAGTCGCGTGTTCGAAAGAGGACGTGCCTCCTGCGAGTCAGGATACGATCACGATCGGAATGTCGGCGGCGTTGACGGGCGGCTATTCGGGCGTCGGCAAGGCCATGGCACAGGGCGCTCAAACCGCCATCGATCTGATCAACTCGAAGGGCGGTGTTCTCGGCCGGCCGCTCCGGTTGGACGTGCAGGACGACCGAAGCAGCAATGCGGACGACAACGGCTTCGCGACCCTGAAAGAAGTGTTCAATGGGTTCCGTGACAGGAAGGTCTCGGCCATCATCGGGCCGGGGGCCAGCGTTCAAACCACCGAAGCGCAAAAGATCACCTTTCCTGTCCCGATTCTCCAGATTTCAGCCTGGTCCACCGGTGTAGGCATCAGCGATCTCCAGCAACCCTGGCCAAGCCGATACCTCTATCGCACGGCGCCTTCCGATGTTTTCCAGCGGATCGCCATGAAAAAGAGGATGCAGGAACAGGTGTCTGACGGAACGGATGGAGGCACCAAGGCGCGTTGCAGTGCACCGTTCCTCGTCTACGCGTCGGATCCATTGGGGCTCGGGTTTTCCGAGTACTTCATTCCCCTCATTGGGGAGCAGAACACGCTCAAGGTCGATACAGGTCAACAAAGCCAGTACACGCAGGCCGTTCAGAAGATTCGCGCGGCCCGTCCCCTACCGGACTGCGTGCTCTTCGTCACGTACGAGCAAGTTACGGCGGCCTTGATCATCGAGCTCAAAGCTCAATACAAACCGACGGAAAAGCTGCAATTGATCGGCACGGACGCGACCTACGATCCGGGATTCCTCCGGGACGTGGGCAACCTCAAGCTGGTCGAAAACATGATTGGCGTGGTGCCGGACACACGGCCTCGAACGCAATCCTTCGCCGCATTCAGCCGCATCTTCCACGCTCAGAGCGGTCCGGGAGACGCGGCAGATGATCCCCCGCCGTTCGCCTCGAGCGCTTTCGACGCGGCCGCCCTCATTGCCCTCGCCATTCAAAAGGCCAAAACCGCCGACAATGCCGAGGCAATTCGCAATGCGCTCGTCGAGGTATCGCGCGGATATCCGGCCGATAAACCCGGCAAGTCGGGCCAGGTGCAACTCGTGCGGCCCGACTCCATCGCCTTGGGGTTGAGCGTGCTGGCCGGGGGTGGAACCATCGACTACGACGGTGCGTCCGGCACCGTGGATTTCGACGAAAAGGGCGACATCCGCAGCGGTTACGTCAAGTGGGAGATCATCAACGGAAACTTCGTCGACGTCGACCGCTTCACACAAGACGAGCTCAACGAATAGCGATCAAACGACGTAGTCCGACGGCGCGGGTCAGGTATCCCTATCCAGCAGTGACGTCTTCTTCGTGTCGGTCATGCGCAGGTATGCGATGAGCGACACGAAGATGCACGCGCTCACGTACCAGTAGAAATACGGCTCGTGGCCTTTGTCTTTGAACCAAAGGCCCACGTATTCGGCGGTGCCGCCGAAGATGGCCACGGTGATGCCGTATGGGAGTCCGACGCCGAGGGCGCGGATTTCGGTGGGGAACAGTTCCGCCTTCACGATGGCGTTGATCGACGTGTAGCCGCTGACGATGACCAGGGAGATCATCATCAGGGCAAAGGCCACCCAGGTGCTCTTCGTCTCGCTCAAGGCGGTGAGAATGGGCACGGTGCCCAGGGTGCCGAGAATGCCGAAGCCGAGAAGCAGCGGACGCCGGCCGATGTGGTCCGAGACGAAGCCGAACAGCGGCTGCATGAGCATGTAGAGGAAGAGCGAAACGAAGGCGAGCAACGTCGCGGTGTCCTTGGGCATGCCCACGGAGTTCACGAGGAAGTTCTTCATGTACGCGGTGTACGTGTAGAACGCGACGGTGCCGCCCAAGGTGAGGCCCACGACCAGGAGGAGCGCCTTCGGATGGCGCATCAACTCGGCGATGGTGCCCTTGCGCTCGCGCTTCTCTCCTTGGTCCCCTTTTTGGGCATTGAACGATTCGGTCTCCTCGAGGCGGCGGCGCAGGTAGAGAGCCACGATGGCGAGAACGGCGCCGATGGCGAAGGGGATGCGCCATCCCCATGCGGACAACTCCGCGGGGGTGAGCACCAAGCGTTGCAACACGAGCTGCACGGCCAACGCGGCGAGGTGGCCGCCGACCAACGTGACGTATTGAAAGCTCGAATAGAAGCCGCGCCGATCGCGGGTGGCGACCTCGCTCAGGTACGTGGCCGAGGTGCCGTATTCGCCGCCGACCGAGAGGCCCTGAAGCAGGCGCGCCGTGACCAGCATCACCGGCGCGGCGATGCCGATGGTCGCGTAGCCCGGCGTGAGCGCGATCATCAACGAGCCGAACGACATGAGAAACACCGACGACGTGAGCGCAGCCTTGCGGCCGACCCGGTCGGCGTAGCGACCGAAGACCCAGCCGCCGATGGGGCGCATGAGAAAGCCCACCGCGAAAATGGCCGCCGTGTTGAGAAGCTGCGCCGTCTGGCTGCCCTTCGGGAAGAACGCCGGCGCGAAATACAGGGAAAAGGCCGAGTACGCGTACCAATCGTACCACTCGACCAAGTTGCCGATGGAGCCACCGAAAATGGCGCGCAGACGCCAGCCGACGTCATGGGATTCGCGCGCGCGTTCGGAGGGCGTGGCGTCGGCGGTTACCATAGGATTATGCCCCCTCACCTGCTGGTCCGGCGGCCGGCGCTTCCGGTGTGGCTTCTGCGGCTTCTGCGGCCATTTCGAGCCGCTCCGGATCGAGCTTCAGGCGCTCGGCGAGTTTGTCGCGGTCGAGCTCATTTTCCCATCGTGCGACCACCACCGTGGCCACGCTGTTGCCGATGATGTTCGTCAGCGCGCGGGCCTCGCTCATGAAGCGATCGATGCCCAGGATGAGCGCCATCCCTGCCACGGGAACGTCGGGCACGACGGCGAGCGTCGAGGCCAAGGTGACGAAGCCCGCCCCGGTGATCCCCGAGGCACCCTTGGAGGTGAGCATGGCCACGACCAAAATGGTGAGCTCCTGCCCCAGGGTAAGGTGCGTATTGGTGGCCTGCGCAATGAAGAGCGCCGCCATCGTCATGTAAATGTTCGTGCCGTCGAGGTTGAACGAATAGCCCGCGGGCACCACCAAACCGACGACCGACTTGGAACAGCCGACCCATTCCAGCTTGGTCATCAGCTTGGGCAGTGCACTCTCCGAGGAGCTCGTCCCGAGCACGATGAGCAGCTCCTCGCGGATGAAGGCGATGAGCCGGAGCACGCTGAACCCCGCCATGCGCGAAATGGCGCCGAGCACCACCACGATGAAGAGGATGCACGTCATGTAGACGGACCCCATCAGCTTGGCCATCGGAAGAAGCGACGCGATGCCGTACTTGCCAATGGTGAAGGCCATGGCGCCAAAGGCCCCGAGGGGCGCCACCTTCATGATGATATTGACCACTCCGAATATCGCTTTTGCGCCGAGCTCGATGAAATGCAAAATCGGTTTGCCGCGTTCACCGAGCGCGCTCACCGCGAAACCAAAGAGAATCGCGAGGAGCAGCACCTGCAAAATCTCGCCTTTGGCGAAGGCGTCCACCACCGTGGTGGGGATGATGTTCAGCAGAAAATCCACCGTATGCTGCCCTTTGGCGCGGGTGGTGAATTCGGCGATTTCCTTGGTGTCCAGCGTGTGCGGGTCGGCATTGAAGCCGGCGCCGGGTTTGATCACGTTGGCCACGACCAATCCAATGCCCAGCGCAAAGGTGGAAACGATTTCGAAGTACAGAAGCGCTTTGCCACCGATGCGCCCGATCTTCTTCATGTCCTGCATGCCGCCAATACCGGCGACGATGGTGCAGAAGAT
It includes:
- a CDS encoding dicarboxylate/amino acid:cation symporter, which encodes MISAAEKKPLYKILYVQVLFAIACGVVLGYVRPQLAVEMRPFGDGFIKLIKMIIAPVIFCTIVAGIGGMQDMKKIGRIGGKALLYFEIVSTFALGIGLVVANVIKPGAGFNADPHTLDTKEIAEFTTRAKGQHTVDFLLNIIPTTVVDAFAKGEILQVLLLAILFGFAVSALGERGKPILHFIELGAKAIFGVVNIIMKVAPLGAFGAMAFTIGKYGIASLLPMAKLMGSVYMTCILFIVVVLGAISRMAGFSVLRLIAFIREELLIVLGTSSSESALPKLMTKLEWVGCSKSVVGLVVPAGYSFNLDGTNIYMTMAALFIAQATNTHLTLGQELTILVVAMLTSKGASGITGAGFVTLASTLAVVPDVPVAGMALILGIDRFMSEARALTNIIGNSVATVVVARWENELDRDKLAERLKLDPERLEMAAEAAEATPEAPAAGPAGEGA
- a CDS encoding ABC transporter substrate-binding protein; translation: MNRKVSLSRIGAIVLFGACGSTLLLDQVACSKEDVPPASQDTITIGMSAALTGGYSGVGKAMAQGAQTAIDLINSKGGVLGRPLRLDVQDDRSSNADDNGFATLKEVFNGFRDRKVSAIIGPGASVQTTEAQKITFPVPILQISAWSTGVGISDLQQPWPSRYLYRTAPSDVFQRIAMKKRMQEQVSDGTDGGTKARCSAPFLVYASDPLGLGFSEYFIPLIGEQNTLKVDTGQQSQYTQAVQKIRAARPLPDCVLFVTYEQVTAALIIELKAQYKPTEKLQLIGTDATYDPGFLRDVGNLKLVENMIGVVPDTRPRTQSFAAFSRIFHAQSGPGDAADDPPPFASSAFDAAALIALAIQKAKTADNAEAIRNALVEVSRGYPADKPGKSGQVQLVRPDSIALGLSVLAGGGTIDYDGASGTVDFDEKGDIRSGYVKWEIINGNFVDVDRFTQDELNE
- a CDS encoding MFS transporter codes for the protein MVTADATPSERARESHDVGWRLRAIFGGSIGNLVEWYDWYAYSAFSLYFAPAFFPKGSQTAQLLNTAAIFAVGFLMRPIGGWVFGRYADRVGRKAALTSSVFLMSFGSLMIALTPGYATIGIAAPVMLVTARLLQGLSVGGEYGTSATYLSEVATRDRRGFYSSFQYVTLVGGHLAALAVQLVLQRLVLTPAELSAWGWRIPFAIGAVLAIVALYLRRRLEETESFNAQKGDQGEKRERKGTIAELMRHPKALLLVVGLTLGGTVAFYTYTAYMKNFLVNSVGMPKDTATLLAFVSLFLYMLMQPLFGFVSDHIGRRPLLLGFGILGTLGTVPILTALSETKSTWVAFALMMISLVIVSGYTSINAIVKAELFPTEIRALGVGLPYGITVAIFGGTAEYVGLWFKDKGHEPYFYWYVSACIFVSLIAYLRMTDTKKTSLLDRDT